The DNA region GTCTTAATCCTTGCGAAGTTCTTCCAAACAACGTTAGTTGTTGGTAGAATTTTAATGGACTATGCACGACGACACCCACATTTCCAAATTTCCTAATTTCCACATTACCACGTCTTAATCCTTGCGAAGTTCTTCCAAACAACGTTAGTTGTTGGTAGAATTTTAATGGACAATGTACTACGACAACGATGAAGAGTTTATTTCAATAACCTTTGGCGGAAAGTCTTAATCCTTGTTTTTCCTATTGTAGCAAAAGGATTCGTCCGAATGCCAACTACAAAAACCACTGCTCAGGAATTTAGTTCGCTTTTGCTCCTAAATTCCTATTCGGAACGAAAATGGACAATGTACTACGACAAGATGAAAAATTGTATATAAATTTACAAGGCGACTTGTCTTAATCCTTGTTTTTCCTATTGTAGCAAAAGGATTCGTCCGAATGCCAACTACAAAAACCACTACTCAGGAATTTAGTTCGCTTTGGCTCCTAAATTCCTTTTCGGAACGAAAATGGACAATGTACTACGACAGCAGATTTTTAATGATTTGATAATCAGTATCGTTTAAGAAAATTTAAGTTAAAATTAACATTTGTTAACATTTCAACACCCTGCACGCATTTAGCGATTTTAACACTTTTTTAACATTTCAACAATTTGCAATAATGTCGTTTTAACAAATTTTTAACATTTATTAACGAATTTTAATAATCACAATCGGTCAAAGAACTTGGTACAAATATATAATTATTTTTTTGAAAAAAAAAAATTAATCATCGGGGTGGAGTTCTTCGGGCAAAAATTGGTAAAAGGTGTCGCCTCGTAACCCCAATCGAATGGTTTCGAGCGAAATGATTTCGGCAGGTGCTATGTTTCCTAAATTAACGTTAGGACCAAGCAAACGAACAAACCAAACTTGCTGCGATTTGTTGGGTGCTTCCCAAATGATTTTATCACCATCAATTGCCGATAGTATTTTATTGATAAGTACCACATGGGCGCTTCCGTTGGAGCGATAAATGCCTACATTGCCGCTTTCGCGTGCTTCGGCTATCACTTTGAATGCACCTGCTTCAAGTTCTTTTTTCATCATTTTTATCCATTTGGCTGGAGTAATAATAATGCTTTCTTCTTTTGAACCAACTTCAGAAAGCACAGTATATTGTTTTGAAAGTTGATAAATATATTCGCATTTTTTATTATGTTCGAGTACCATTGAGCCATCGGATACTTCGACTAAATCGAGCTGGTGTTCGTCGACAAAACGGCGGTATTCGTCGAACATATTACGAATAAGAAAAGCTTCGAATAGCGTACCTCCAAAATAAGGGCGAATACCACACGAACGGTATATTTTTATTTTTTCTTTAATATTTTTAGAAACAAGCGAAGTTCCAAAGCCAAATTTAACAAAATCGACATAGTCGCCGCCTATTTCGCAAAGGTTAGCCGCTTCTTGTGTACTCAAGCCTTTATCCATAATCATGGCTAATCCCTTAT from Bacteroidales bacterium includes:
- a CDS encoding phosphosulfolactate synthase, which produces MNFKLPFIPERTQKPRDKGLAMIMDKGLSTQEAANLCEIGGDYVDFVKFGFGTSLVSKNIKEKIKIYRSCGIRPYFGGTLFEAFLIRNMFDEYRRFVDEHQLDLVEVSDGSMVLEHNKKCEYIYQLSKQYTVLSEVGSKEESIIITPAKWIKMMKKELEAGAFKVIAEARESGNVGIYRSNGSAHVVLINKILSAIDGDKIIWEAPNKSQQVWFVRLLGPNVNLGNIAPAEIISLETIRLGLRGDTFYQFLPEELHPDD